The proteins below come from a single Zea mays cultivar B73 chromosome 8, Zm-B73-REFERENCE-NAM-5.0, whole genome shotgun sequence genomic window:
- the LOC103635696 gene encoding rRNA N-glycosylase, with protein MAEITLEPSDLMAQTNKRIVPKFTEIFPVEDANYPYSAFIASVRKDVIKHCTDHKGIFQPVLPPEKKVPELWFYTELKTRTSSITLAIRMDNLYLVGFRTPGGVWWEFGKDGDTHLLGDNPRWLGFGGRYQDLIGNKGLETVTMGRAEMTRAVNDLAKKKKMATLEEEEVQMQMQMPEAADLAAAAAADPQADTKSKLVKLVVMVCEGLRFNTVSRTVDAGFNSQHGVTLTVTQGKQVQKWDRISKAAFEWADHPTAVIPDMQKLGIKDKNEAARIVALVKNQTTAAAATAASADNDDDEA; from the coding sequence ATGGCCGAGATAACCCTAGAGCCGAGTGATCTTATGGCGCAAACAAACAAAAGAATAGTGCCAAAGTTCACTGAAATCTTCCCCGTGGAGGACGCGAACTACCCTTACAGCGCCTTCATCGCGTCGGTCCGGAAAGACGTGATCAAACACTGCACCGACCATAAAGGGATCTTCCAGCCCGTGCTGCCACCGGAGAAGAAGGTCCCGGAGCTATGGTTCTACACAGAGCTCAAAACTAGGACCAGCTCCATCACGCTCGCCATACGCATGGACAACCTGTACCTCGTGGGCTTCAGGACCCCGGGCGGGGTGTGGTGGGAGTTCGGCAAGGACGGCGACACCCACCTCCTCGGCGACAACCCCAGGTGGCTCGGCTTCGGCGGCAGGTACCAGGACCTCATCGGCAACAAGGGTCTGGAGACCGTCACCATGGGCCGCGCCGAAATGACCAGGGCCGTCAACGACCtggcgaagaagaagaagatggcgacactggaggaggaggaggtgcagaTGCAGATGCAGATGCCGGAGGCCGCTGAtctggcggcggcggcagcggctgACCCACAGGCCGACACGAAGAGCAAGCTGGTGAAGCTGGTGGTCATGGTGTGCGAGGGGCTGCGGTTCAACACCGTGTCCCGCACGGTGGACGCGGGGTTCAACAGCCAGCACGGGGTGACCTTGACCGTGACGCAGGGGAAGCAGGTGCAGAAGTGGGACAGGATCTCCAAGGCGGCCTTCGAGTGGGCTGACCACCCCACCGCTGTGATCCCCGACATGCAGAAGCTTGGCATCAAGGATAAGAACGAAGCAGCGAGGATCGTTGCGCTCGTTAAGAATCAAACTACTGCCGCTGCCGCTACTGCTGCCAGTGctgacaacgacgacgacgaggcCTGA